One Nocardia sp. BMG111209 DNA segment encodes these proteins:
- the lgt gene encoding prolipoprotein diacylglyceryl transferase, with protein MTIPVLADNVAARGAVLAYIPSPPRGVWHLGPFPLRAYAVCIIVGIIVAIWWGERRWRERGGQPGAVLDVAMFAVPFGLVGGRLYHVATDWQKYFGAEGHPMNAFRVWEGGLGIWGAVFLGGVGAWIGCRSYRIPLPALGDAIAPAILLAQAIGRLGNYFNQELYGRTTEVPWGLKNFLRFDPATGQPDMMNGVSNGQVEKIVEPTFLYELVWNVLGVLVLVWVDKRFRIGHGRLFALYVMIYTFGRFWVELLRDDDATHIFGIRINSYTSVLVFLCAFAYFLFATRGRETAAQLAPGSRRPWPWQFAALRRSAADAEAADSAVAAGDSVAAAVADSTGPAGAGSGAVADSTTTAAGSVSDSGVDAAERTAAEPVSGAVAGDGNETGTTRDKPADAVDDEDTGSAHATAANSAESRKN; from the coding sequence GTGACCATTCCAGTCCTGGCAGACAATGTTGCTGCGCGCGGTGCGGTGTTGGCCTACATTCCCAGTCCGCCGCGCGGCGTGTGGCATCTGGGGCCGTTCCCGCTGCGGGCCTACGCGGTGTGCATCATCGTCGGCATCATCGTGGCGATCTGGTGGGGTGAGCGGCGCTGGCGCGAGCGCGGCGGGCAGCCGGGCGCGGTGCTCGACGTCGCGATGTTCGCGGTGCCGTTCGGCCTGGTCGGCGGGCGGCTGTACCACGTGGCCACGGACTGGCAGAAGTATTTCGGGGCCGAGGGGCATCCGATGAACGCGTTCCGGGTGTGGGAGGGCGGCCTCGGTATCTGGGGTGCGGTGTTCCTCGGTGGCGTCGGCGCCTGGATCGGATGCCGCTCGTATCGAATTCCGTTGCCCGCCTTGGGTGATGCGATCGCCCCGGCGATCCTGCTGGCCCAGGCGATCGGGCGGCTGGGCAACTATTTCAACCAGGAGTTGTACGGCCGTACCACCGAGGTGCCGTGGGGGCTGAAGAACTTCCTGCGGTTCGACCCCGCCACCGGGCAGCCGGACATGATGAACGGCGTCTCCAACGGTCAGGTGGAGAAGATCGTGGAGCCCACCTTCCTGTACGAACTGGTGTGGAATGTGCTCGGCGTGCTGGTGCTGGTGTGGGTGGACAAGCGGTTCCGGATCGGCCACGGCCGGCTGTTCGCGCTGTACGTGATGATCTACACGTTCGGCCGGTTCTGGGTGGAACTGCTGCGCGACGACGACGCCACGCACATCTTCGGCATCCGGATCAACTCGTACACCTCGGTGCTCGTATTCCTGTGCGCCTTCGCGTATTTCCTGTTCGCGACGCGCGGACGGGAGACCGCGGCGCAACTGGCGCCGGGCAGCCGGCGGCCGTGGCCGTGGCAGTTCGCCGCGCTGCGCCGCAGCGCGGCCGATGCGGAGGCCGCCGATTCGGCTGTCGCCGCGGGTGATTCGGTGGCCGCCGCGGTAGCCGATTCCACCGGTCCCGCCGGTGCCGGTTCCGGGGCCGTGGCCGATTCCACCACTACCGCAGCCGGTTCCGTATCCGATTCCGGCGTGGACGCGGCCGAACGGACTGCTGCGGAACCGGTTTCCGGTGCGGTTGCCGGGGACGGCAACGAAACCGGAACGACCCGCGATAAACCGGCCGACGCGGTCGACGACGAGGACACCGGGTCGGCACACGCGACTGCGGCGAATTCGGCCGAGTCGCGCAAGAATTGA
- the trpA gene encoding tryptophan synthase subunit alpha, with protein sequence MSRLESAFAATRAEGRAALIGYLPAGYPDLAGSVAACTAMVESGCDIIEVGIAYSDPVMDGPTIQAATEQALRGGVRVRDVFAVVQAIADAGGRAVVMTYWNPVLRYGVDRFARDLAAAGGLGLITPNLIPEEAADWVAASEAHDLDRIFLVAPSSTEERLAMTIEASSGFVYAASTMGVTGARDAVSSMAPELCARIRVHSDIPIGVGLGVRSGAQAAEIAAYADGVIVGSALVAAAGEGLDRVRALTAELAEGVRSAPVAP encoded by the coding sequence GTGAGCCGTCTGGAGAGTGCCTTCGCCGCCACCCGCGCCGAGGGCCGCGCCGCCCTGATCGGTTATCTGCCCGCCGGGTATCCGGACCTCGCCGGATCCGTCGCCGCGTGCACCGCGATGGTCGAATCCGGTTGCGACATCATCGAAGTCGGCATCGCCTACTCCGATCCGGTGATGGACGGCCCGACCATCCAGGCCGCCACCGAGCAGGCGTTGCGCGGCGGCGTGCGGGTGCGCGACGTGTTCGCCGTGGTGCAGGCGATCGCCGACGCCGGTGGCCGGGCGGTCGTGATGACCTACTGGAATCCGGTGCTGCGGTACGGCGTCGACCGGTTCGCCCGCGATCTCGCGGCCGCCGGTGGCCTCGGGCTGATCACCCCCAATCTGATTCCGGAGGAGGCGGCCGACTGGGTCGCCGCTTCCGAGGCCCACGATCTCGATCGGATCTTCCTGGTCGCCCCCTCCTCGACCGAGGAGCGGCTGGCGATGACCATCGAGGCGAGCAGCGGCTTCGTCTACGCCGCGTCCACGATGGGCGTCACCGGGGCCCGCGACGCCGTCTCCTCGATGGCGCCCGAGCTGTGCGCCCGCATCCGGGTCCACTCCGATATTCCGATCGGGGTCGGCCTGGGCGTGCGCAGCGGTGCGCAGGCGGCCGAGATCGCGGCCTACGCCGACGGCGTCATCGTCGGTTCGGCGCTGGTCGCGGCCGCGGGCGAGGGCCTGGACCGGGTGCGCGCCCTCACCGCCGAACTCGCCGAGGGCGTCCGCTCCGCTCCCGTCGCCCCGTAA
- a CDS encoding low molecular weight phosphatase family protein codes for MHVLFVCNSNVCRSVIAERLTTALAAEHGLTDLTAESAGTRALVGFGVEPLAAQAITGLGGDASGFKARRLQPAMIERADLILTMTDHIRDDVGKLVASAATRTFTLLEAFRIARVSGARTVTEIDRARNDLALVGRENIADPVGLSPEKYCEIGDRIAGAVVPLLLALHIHQGRGTDERGRPRLVVLPGGRAQPQPFERHLGIGRHA; via the coding sequence ATGCACGTCCTGTTCGTCTGCAACAGCAATGTGTGTCGTTCGGTCATCGCCGAACGACTCACCACGGCGTTGGCGGCCGAACACGGGCTGACCGACCTGACCGCGGAGAGCGCCGGTACCCGCGCGCTGGTCGGATTCGGGGTGGAACCGCTTGCCGCGCAAGCGATCACCGGACTCGGCGGCGATGCGAGCGGATTCAAGGCGCGCCGGTTGCAGCCGGCCATGATCGAGCGCGCGGACCTGATCCTCACGATGACCGACCACATCCGTGACGACGTAGGCAAACTCGTGGCATCGGCGGCGACCCGGACGTTCACGCTGCTCGAGGCGTTCCGGATCGCGCGGGTCAGCGGGGCCCGCACGGTCACCGAAATCGACCGGGCCCGAAACGATCTCGCCCTGGTCGGACGGGAGAACATCGCCGATCCGGTCGGCCTGTCACCGGAGAAGTACTGCGAGATCGGCGACCGGATCGCCGGTGCGGTGGTGCCGCTGCTGCTGGCCCTGCACATCCATCAGGGCCGCGGCACGGACGAGCGCGGACGGCCGCGCCTGGTCGTGCTGCCGGGCGGACGGGCCCAGCCACAGCCGTTCGAGCGGCACCTCGGAATCGGCCGCCACGCCTGA
- a CDS encoding phenylacetaldoxime dehydratase family protein, with translation MRVQRLTADLSGYPDLVVVYLGMRVHTLRGTARLLGVGPKLYRSHRDRPDGLLWHDDIIWSLFPPHWGARQYWRDLDSLERWTRSDPHRQWWEQFLRDSGGTGFWHEAYFARGGIDAMYDDMSTPAGLARFAPTVPSRGRLFSTRGRIHGTGAAARGHDAAGGAAPVIAEQTYYADEPAAPAPRDE, from the coding sequence GTGCGAGTACAGCGCTTGACAGCGGACCTGTCCGGATATCCGGATCTGGTCGTCGTATATCTCGGGATGCGGGTGCACACCCTGCGCGGCACGGCCCGGCTGCTCGGCGTCGGGCCGAAACTGTATCGGTCGCACCGGGATCGGCCCGACGGCCTGCTGTGGCACGACGACATCATCTGGTCGCTGTTCCCGCCGCACTGGGGCGCGCGCCAGTACTGGCGCGATCTGGACAGCCTGGAGCGATGGACGCGCAGCGATCCGCACCGGCAGTGGTGGGAACAATTCCTGCGCGACTCCGGCGGCACCGGATTCTGGCACGAGGCCTATTTCGCGCGGGGCGGCATCGACGCCATGTACGACGACATGTCCACGCCCGCCGGCCTGGCCCGGTTCGCGCCGACCGTGCCGTCGCGCGGGCGGCTGTTCTCCACCCGCGGCCGCATCCACGGCACCGGGGCGGCCGCCCGGGGCCACGACGCCGCCGGCGGCGCCGCCCCCGTGATTGCCGAGCAGACCTACTATGCCGACGAACCGGCCGCACCCGCGCCCCGCGACGAATAG
- a CDS encoding TM2 domain-containing protein: protein MTEPNQPQPGWGGPQYGAPGTGPGQPQDPGGQAYSGGYDQSGGGYGQQAQYGAPGYGQQPGYGQPVGGQPGYGQQPGYPVPVGGGYPPDQDAPYGRNAYGEPYSDKSKLVAGLLEIFLGSFGVGRFYLGYPGLAIAQIAVTWLTCGIGHIWPLIDGIMILTGKVRDPYGRPLQES from the coding sequence GTGACCGAGCCCAACCAGCCCCAGCCCGGATGGGGCGGGCCGCAATACGGCGCGCCGGGCACCGGCCCGGGGCAGCCGCAGGATCCGGGTGGGCAGGCCTACAGCGGCGGCTACGACCAGTCCGGTGGCGGCTACGGCCAGCAGGCGCAGTACGGCGCACCCGGCTACGGGCAGCAGCCGGGTTACGGACAGCCGGTCGGCGGCCAGCCGGGGTACGGCCAGCAGCCGGGGTACCCGGTGCCGGTCGGCGGCGGTTATCCACCGGACCAGGACGCGCCCTACGGCCGCAATGCGTACGGTGAGCCGTACTCGGACAAATCGAAATTGGTTGCGGGCCTGCTGGAGATCTTCCTCGGCAGTTTCGGTGTCGGCCGGTTCTATCTGGGCTATCCGGGCCTGGCGATCGCCCAGATCGCCGTCACCTGGCTGACCTGCGGTATCGGCCACATCTGGCCGTTGATCGACGGCATCATGATCCTCACCGGCAAGGTGCGCGATCCGTACGGCCGTCCGCTACAGGAGAGCTGA
- the pyk gene encoding pyruvate kinase, translating into MMRRTKIVCTLGPATAAEDRIRELVESGMDVARLNFSHGEHADHAENYQKVRRAADQLGRAVGILADLQGPKIRLGRFTDGKTFWATGEEVRITVEDIDGSHDRVSTTYKQLAADAKAGDRLLVDDGKVGLVVLRVEGNDVVCRVTEGGPVSNNKGVSLPGMDVSVPALSEKDIEDLEFALELGVDFIALSFVRSPADVELVHDIMDRVGRRVPVIGKLEKPEAIDNLEAIVLAFDAVMVARGDLGVELPLEQVPLVQKRAIQMARENAKPVIVATQMLESMITNSRPTRAEASDVANAVLDGADAVMLSGETSVGDYPIETVRTMARIVHAVEAESSTRVPPLTHVPRTKRGVISYAARDIGERLNAKALVAFTQSGDTVRRLARLHTPLPLLAFTPLPEIRSQLALTWGVETFIVPSVATTDEMIGQVDKELLSMNRYRKGDLVVIVAGSPPGTVGSTNLIHVHRIGEEDH; encoded by the coding sequence GTGATGCGACGGACAAAGATTGTGTGCACCCTCGGTCCGGCTACCGCCGCCGAGGACCGGATCCGCGAACTTGTCGAAAGCGGCATGGACGTGGCCCGGTTGAATTTCAGTCACGGCGAACACGCCGACCACGCTGAGAACTATCAGAAGGTGCGGCGCGCGGCCGACCAACTCGGCCGCGCCGTGGGCATTCTCGCGGATCTACAGGGCCCCAAGATCAGGCTCGGCCGTTTCACCGACGGCAAGACCTTCTGGGCCACCGGGGAGGAGGTGCGGATCACCGTCGAGGACATCGACGGCAGTCACGACCGCGTCTCCACCACCTACAAACAACTGGCCGCCGACGCCAAGGCCGGCGATCGGCTGCTGGTCGACGACGGCAAGGTCGGCCTGGTCGTGCTCCGGGTCGAGGGCAACGACGTGGTCTGCCGGGTCACCGAGGGCGGCCCGGTCTCGAACAACAAGGGCGTATCGCTGCCCGGTATGGACGTGTCGGTTCCGGCCCTGTCGGAGAAGGACATCGAGGATCTGGAGTTCGCGCTGGAGCTCGGCGTCGACTTCATCGCGCTGTCGTTCGTCCGCTCGCCGGCCGATGTCGAACTCGTGCACGACATCATGGACCGGGTCGGCCGCCGGGTACCGGTGATCGGCAAGCTGGAGAAGCCGGAGGCCATCGACAATCTCGAGGCCATCGTGCTCGCCTTCGACGCGGTCATGGTCGCGCGCGGCGACCTGGGCGTGGAGCTGCCGCTGGAGCAGGTGCCGCTCGTGCAGAAGCGGGCCATCCAGATGGCCCGGGAAAATGCCAAGCCGGTGATCGTCGCGACCCAGATGCTGGAGTCGATGATCACCAACTCGCGGCCCACCCGCGCCGAGGCGTCCGATGTCGCCAACGCCGTCCTCGACGGTGCGGACGCGGTCATGCTCTCCGGTGAGACCTCGGTCGGCGACTATCCGATCGAGACGGTCCGCACCATGGCCCGGATCGTGCACGCGGTGGAGGCCGAATCCTCCACCCGGGTGCCGCCGCTGACCCACGTGCCGCGCACCAAGCGCGGTGTCATCTCGTACGCGGCGCGCGATATCGGCGAACGGCTCAACGCCAAGGCGCTGGTGGCCTTCACCCAGTCCGGCGACACCGTGCGGCGGCTGGCCCGCCTGCACACCCCGCTGCCGCTGCTGGCCTTCACGCCGCTGCCGGAGATCCGCAGCCAGCTCGCGCTGACCTGGGGTGTCGAGACGTTCATCGTGCCGTCCGTGGCGACCACCGACGAGATGATCGGTCAGGTCGACAAGGAGCTGCTGTCGATGAATCGGTACCGTAAGGGTGATCTCGTGGTGATCGTGGCCGGCTCCCCGCCGGGCACCGTCGGGTCCACCAACCTGATCCACGTGCATCGCATCGGCGAGGAGGACCACTGA
- the trpB gene encoding tryptophan synthase subunit beta, whose amino-acid sequence MTGVAENGALPQASEGVTQRSHEPDAGGHFGVYGGRHVPEALMAVIEEVTAEYDKSRVDPDFLAELDRLQRDYAGRPSPVFECTRLSEHAGGARIFLKREDLNHTGSHKINNVLGQALLAKRMGKTRIIAETGAGQHGVATATACALFGIDCVIYMGAVDTARQALNVARMRLLGAEVISVTTGSQTLKDAINEALRDWVTNADDTYYCFGTAAGPHPFPLLVRDFQRVIGLEARVQMRERTGRLPDAITACVGGGSNAIGIFHAFIDDAAVRLVGFEAAGDGVETGRHAATFTGGTPGAFQGAYSYLLQDEDGQTIESHSISAGLDYPGVGPEHAYLKDIGRAEYRPVTDTEAMDALLLLSRTEGIIPAIESAHAVAGALQLGRELGEGAIVLVNLSGRGDKDMDTAARWFGLFDGSQEEQQ is encoded by the coding sequence GTGACCGGAGTCGCCGAGAACGGGGCCCTGCCCCAGGCCAGCGAGGGTGTCACCCAGCGCAGCCACGAGCCCGACGCGGGCGGGCACTTCGGCGTGTACGGCGGCCGGCATGTGCCGGAGGCGCTGATGGCGGTGATCGAGGAGGTCACCGCCGAATACGACAAGTCCCGGGTCGACCCGGACTTCCTGGCCGAACTGGATCGGTTGCAGCGTGACTACGCGGGCCGTCCGTCGCCGGTGTTCGAGTGCACCCGGCTGTCCGAGCACGCCGGTGGCGCGCGGATCTTCCTCAAGCGCGAGGATCTGAACCACACCGGTTCCCACAAGATCAACAACGTCCTCGGCCAGGCACTGCTGGCGAAGCGGATGGGCAAGACCCGGATCATCGCCGAGACCGGCGCGGGCCAGCACGGCGTGGCCACCGCGACGGCGTGCGCGCTGTTCGGCATCGACTGCGTGATCTACATGGGTGCCGTCGACACCGCCCGGCAGGCGCTGAACGTGGCCCGGATGCGGCTGCTCGGCGCCGAGGTGATCTCGGTGACCACCGGTTCGCAGACGCTCAAGGACGCCATCAACGAGGCGCTGCGCGACTGGGTGACCAACGCCGACGACACCTACTACTGCTTCGGCACCGCGGCGGGTCCGCATCCGTTCCCGCTGCTGGTCCGCGATTTCCAGCGGGTGATCGGGCTGGAGGCGCGCGTGCAGATGCGCGAGCGCACCGGGCGGCTGCCCGACGCGATCACCGCCTGCGTCGGCGGCGGGTCGAACGCGATCGGCATCTTCCACGCCTTCATCGACGACGCGGCGGTCCGGCTGGTCGGCTTCGAGGCCGCGGGCGACGGGGTCGAGACCGGCCGCCACGCCGCCACCTTCACCGGCGGCACGCCGGGCGCGTTCCAGGGCGCGTACTCGTACCTGTTGCAGGACGAGGACGGTCAGACCATCGAATCGCATTCCATCTCCGCCGGTCTGGACTATCCGGGCGTCGGGCCCGAGCACGCCTACCTCAAGGACATCGGCCGCGCCGAGTACCGGCCGGTCACCGATACCGAGGCGATGGACGCGCTGCTGCTGCTGTCGCGGACCGAGGGCATCATCCCGGCCATCGAATCCGCGCACGCCGTGGCCGGCGCCCTGCAACTGGGCCGCGAATTGGGCGAGGGCGCAATCGTTCTGGTGAACCTGTCCGGTCGCGGCGACAAGGACATGGACACCGCGGCCCGCTGGTTCGGGCTGTTCGACGGGTCGCAGGAGGAGCAGCAGTGA
- a CDS encoding anthranilate synthase component I, whose translation MPGATPPTTTTRDQFRTLAAEHRVVPVTRKVLADSETPLSAYRKLAADRAGTFLLESAENGRSWSRWSFIGAGSPSALTVIDGEAAWLGATPVGAPAGGEPLAALRESLELLRTERLPGLPPLTGGLVGYLGYDIVRRLERLPELAADDLRLPEMVLLLATDLAAFDHHEGAITLIANAVNWNGTDERVDEAYDDAVARLDRMTAALAAPAESTVSVFERPEPQYRRQRTTEQFGAGVRRLVKEIEAGEAFQVVLSQRFEMDYQGSPLDLYRMLRASNPSPYMYLLHVPDAAGETAFSIVGSSPESLVTVKDGVATTHPIAGTRWRGTTEEDDLLLEKGLLADEKENAEHLMLVDLGRNDLGRVCLPGTVRVTEYRHVERYSHVMHLVSTVSGRLAPGRIALDAVQACFPAGTLSGAPKVRAMELIEELEPTRRGVYGGIIGYLDFAGDADTAIAIRTALLQDGTAYVQAGAGVVADSDPEYEDIESRNKAMAVLKAVAAAQTVRAADPGTAR comes from the coding sequence ATGCCAGGCGCGACGCCCCCCACCACGACCACCCGGGATCAGTTCCGCACCCTCGCGGCCGAGCACCGTGTGGTGCCCGTGACCCGAAAAGTGCTGGCGGACTCGGAAACTCCGCTGTCGGCCTATCGCAAGCTGGCCGCCGACCGGGCGGGCACCTTCCTGCTCGAATCGGCGGAGAACGGCCGGTCCTGGTCGCGCTGGTCGTTCATCGGCGCGGGCAGCCCGTCCGCGCTGACGGTGATCGACGGCGAGGCCGCCTGGCTGGGCGCCACCCCGGTCGGCGCGCCGGCCGGTGGCGAACCGCTGGCCGCGCTGCGGGAGAGCCTGGAACTGCTGCGTACCGAACGCCTGCCCGGCCTGCCGCCGCTGACCGGCGGCCTGGTCGGCTATCTCGGTTACGACATCGTGCGCCGGCTGGAACGGCTGCCGGAACTGGCCGCCGACGATCTGCGCCTGCCGGAGATGGTGCTGCTGCTGGCCACCGACCTGGCCGCCTTCGACCATCACGAGGGCGCGATCACCCTGATCGCCAACGCGGTCAACTGGAACGGCACCGACGAGCGCGTCGACGAGGCGTACGACGACGCCGTCGCCCGCCTCGACCGGATGACCGCCGCGCTGGCCGCGCCCGCCGAATCGACGGTCTCGGTGTTCGAGCGGCCCGAGCCGCAGTACCGGCGGCAGCGCACCACCGAGCAGTTCGGCGCGGGGGTGCGCCGGCTGGTCAAGGAGATCGAGGCCGGCGAGGCCTTCCAGGTGGTGCTGTCGCAGCGGTTCGAGATGGACTACCAGGGCAGCCCGCTGGACCTCTACCGGATGCTGCGCGCCTCCAATCCCAGTCCGTACATGTATCTGCTGCACGTGCCCGACGCCGCGGGCGAGACGGCGTTCTCCATCGTCGGATCCAGTCCGGAGTCGCTGGTGACCGTGAAGGACGGGGTCGCGACCACGCATCCGATCGCCGGCACCCGGTGGCGCGGCACCACCGAGGAGGACGATCTGCTGCTGGAGAAGGGCCTGCTCGCCGACGAGAAGGAGAACGCCGAGCATCTGATGCTCGTCGACCTCGGCCGCAACGATCTGGGCCGGGTGTGCCTGCCGGGTACCGTGCGGGTCACCGAGTACCGGCACGTCGAGCGGTACAGCCACGTGATGCATCTGGTGTCCACCGTCTCCGGGCGGCTCGCGCCCGGCCGGATCGCCCTGGACGCGGTGCAGGCGTGCTTCCCGGCCGGCACCCTCTCCGGCGCGCCGAAGGTCCGGGCGATGGAACTGATCGAGGAGCTGGAACCGACCCGCCGCGGGGTCTACGGCGGCATCATCGGCTATCTCGACTTCGCCGGCGACGCGGACACCGCCATCGCGATCCGCACCGCGCTGCTGCAGGACGGCACCGCGTACGTGCAGGCCGGCGCGGGTGTGGTCGCCGATTCGGACCCCGAGTACGAGGACATCGAATCCCGTAACAAGGCGATGGCGGTGCTCAAGGCCGTCGCCGCCGCGCAGACCGTGCGGGCCGCCGATCCGGGGACGGCCCGGTGA
- the trpC gene encoding indole-3-glycerol phosphate synthase TrpC, which translates to MTVLDSILDGVRADVAAREALLDFQAVKKAAAAAPSPRNARAALFADGIAVIAEVKRASPSKGALADIPDPASLAKSYEDGGARIISVLTEQRRFQGSLDDLDVVRATVDVPILRKDFVVGPYQIHEARAHGADVILLIVAALEQDTLAALIDRTESLGMTALVEVHTEEEADRALEAGASVIGVNARNLKTLEVDRDVFARIAPGLPTEVIRVAESGISGTADLLAYAGAGADAVLVGESLVTSGDPRAAVSELVTAGTHPSCPRPLRRGVAR; encoded by the coding sequence ATGACAGTCCTCGACTCGATTCTCGACGGGGTCCGCGCGGATGTGGCCGCTCGGGAAGCCCTCCTGGATTTCCAGGCAGTCAAGAAGGCGGCCGCCGCGGCTCCCTCGCCCCGCAATGCCCGCGCCGCGTTGTTCGCGGACGGTATCGCGGTCATCGCCGAGGTCAAGCGGGCCAGCCCCTCCAAGGGCGCCCTGGCCGACATTCCGGACCCGGCCAGCCTGGCGAAGTCCTACGAGGACGGTGGCGCCCGCATCATCAGCGTGCTCACCGAGCAGCGCCGGTTCCAGGGCTCGCTCGACGATCTGGACGTGGTCCGTGCGACCGTCGACGTGCCGATCCTGCGCAAGGATTTCGTCGTCGGGCCCTATCAGATCCACGAGGCCCGCGCGCACGGCGCCGACGTGATTCTATTGATCGTCGCCGCCCTGGAACAGGACACGCTGGCCGCCCTGATCGACCGCACCGAATCGCTGGGCATGACCGCCCTGGTCGAGGTGCACACCGAGGAGGAGGCCGACCGGGCCCTCGAGGCGGGCGCCTCCGTCATCGGGGTCAACGCGCGCAACCTCAAGACCCTCGAGGTGGACCGCGACGTGTTCGCGCGGATCGCCCCCGGCCTGCCCACCGAGGTCATCCGGGTCGCCGAATCCGGTATCAGCGGCACCGCCGACCTGCTGGCCTACGCCGGCGCCGGCGCCGACGCGGTACTGGTCGGCGAGAGCCTGGTGACCAGCGGCGATCCCCGGGCGGCCGTCTCCGAGCTGGTCACCGCCGGAACCCACCCGTCCTGCCCCCGTCCGTTGCGCCGGGGCGTCGCCCGGTGA
- a CDS encoding acyl-CoA thioesterase II encodes MGESRESAHPPGGAPEAGDLGELLGLLDLEQAGEDVFLGHHPRKVWSRTFGGQLVAQAIVAAGRTVTAPGSSRQSRPLHAINAHFVRGGDPKQPIEFRVQRIRDARNLANRMVVASQDGEELFVMLAAFQDWVPGLEHATAAPDVPGPEGLVRVEESFAGFEDKLEMFVKAPRPIEMRFANEPAWILKSTGGTLEHNRVWMRADGRLPDDPLIHVAALGYSSDTTVLDSIITTHGLAWGLDRLLAITVNHSIWFHRPFRFDEWALYATQSPVAAGSRGLATGHYYSQSGELLATVVQEGCIRHWPARNR; translated from the coding sequence CTGGGCGAGTCACGGGAGTCCGCGCACCCGCCGGGCGGCGCGCCGGAGGCAGGCGACCTCGGTGAGCTGCTCGGCCTGCTCGATCTGGAGCAGGCCGGCGAGGACGTGTTCCTCGGTCACCATCCGCGGAAGGTGTGGAGTCGCACCTTCGGCGGGCAACTGGTGGCGCAGGCGATCGTGGCCGCCGGCCGGACGGTGACGGCCCCGGGCTCGTCCCGGCAGTCGCGTCCGCTGCACGCGATCAACGCGCATTTCGTGCGCGGCGGAGATCCGAAGCAGCCCATCGAGTTCCGGGTGCAGCGCATCCGGGACGCGCGCAACCTCGCCAACCGGATGGTGGTCGCCAGCCAGGACGGCGAGGAGCTGTTCGTGATGCTGGCGGCGTTCCAGGACTGGGTGCCCGGTCTGGAACACGCCACCGCGGCGCCCGATGTGCCGGGCCCGGAGGGGCTGGTCCGGGTGGAGGAGTCCTTCGCGGGCTTCGAGGACAAGCTGGAGATGTTCGTGAAGGCCCCGCGCCCGATCGAGATGCGCTTCGCCAACGAGCCCGCCTGGATCCTGAAGAGCACCGGCGGCACCCTCGAACACAATCGGGTGTGGATGCGCGCCGACGGCCGGTTGCCCGACGATCCGCTGATTCATGTTGCGGCACTGGGCTATTCGTCCGACACCACGGTGCTGGATTCGATCATCACCACGCACGGGCTGGCCTGGGGGCTGGATCGGCTGCTGGCGATCACGGTCAACCACTCCATCTGGTTCCACCGGCCGTTCCGGTTCGACGAGTGGGCGCTGTACGCGACACAGTCGCCGGTGGCCGCGGGTTCGCGCGGTCTGGCCACCGGACACTACTATTCGCAGTCCGGTGAACTGCTGGCCACGGTGGTGCAGGAGGGTTGTATCCGGCACTGGCCGGCGCGTAATCGGTAG
- a CDS encoding TIGR02234 family membrane protein — MSAPGADTPDPGDLAGPAAAPGPRRYPVGPAALLAVAAALLWASSRLTWVTMVSSDGLTEPRTHALDGGVWFGALTPLALVLLAAIAAMFATRGWLRRVVGVVVALLAAVSAVPWFALVSGHSRTAERAARLADLPARARVDHVTTSWLPVWLSLAGALAAFVAGALLARMPETTARLSGKYENPVFRRAAAAERVAGQHNRGEEQSVRTDPSEADQPLSERVLWDALDAGADPTDDDPGRRR; from the coding sequence GTGAGCGCTCCCGGCGCGGACACCCCCGATCCGGGTGACCTAGCCGGTCCTGCCGCGGCACCCGGCCCGCGCCGGTATCCCGTCGGCCCGGCGGCGCTGCTGGCCGTGGCGGCGGCGCTGCTCTGGGCCTCGTCGCGGCTGACCTGGGTCACGATGGTGTCCTCCGACGGGCTCACCGAGCCGCGGACCCACGCACTCGACGGTGGCGTCTGGTTCGGGGCGCTGACGCCGCTCGCGCTGGTGTTGCTGGCCGCGATCGCCGCGATGTTCGCCACCCGCGGGTGGCTGCGGCGGGTGGTCGGCGTCGTGGTGGCGCTGCTGGCCGCGGTGTCGGCGGTGCCGTGGTTCGCGTTGGTGAGCGGGCACAGCCGGACCGCCGAGCGGGCCGCGCGGCTCGCGGATCTGCCGGCCCGCGCCCGGGTCGACCACGTCACGACCTCGTGGCTGCCGGTGTGGCTGTCGCTGGCCGGCGCGCTCGCGGCCTTCGTGGCCGGGGCGCTGCTGGCGCGCATGCCCGAGACCACCGCGCGGCTGTCCGGAAAGTACGAGAACCCGGTGTTCCGGCGCGCCGCGGCGGCCGAGCGGGTCGCCGGGCAACACAATCGAGGCGAGGAACAATCCGTACGGACCGATCCCTCCGAAGCCGATCAACCGCTGTCCGAACGGGTGCTGTGGGACGCGCTGGACGCCGGCGCCGATCCGACCGACGACGATCCCGGCCGGCGACGGTGA